Proteins from one Camelina sativa cultivar DH55 chromosome 8, Cs, whole genome shotgun sequence genomic window:
- the LOC104708401 gene encoding aspartyl protease AED3-like isoform X1 — translation MSSLVFFLQLLFIVPLALGLNHPNCDLTKTQDQGSTLRIFHIDSPCSPFKSSSPLSWEARVLKTLAQDQARLQYLGNLVAKRSVVPIASGRQMLQSTTYIVKALIGTPAQSLLLAMDTSSDVAWIPCSGCAGCPSNTAFSPAKSTSFKNVSCSAPQCKQVPNPTCGGRACSFNLTYGSSSIAANLSQDTIRLASDPIKAFTFGCVNKVTGGSTIPPPQGLLGLGRGPLSLMSQAQSIYKSTFSYCLPSFRSLTFSGSLRLGPTSQPLRVKYTPLLKNPRRSSLYYVNLVAIRVGRKVVDLPPAAIAFNPTTGAGTIFDSGTVYTRLAKPVYEAVRNEFRKRVKPHTAVVTSLGGFDTCYTGQVTVPTITFMFKGVNMTMPADNLMLHSTAGSTSCLAIAAAPENVNSVVNVIASMQQQNYRVLIDVPNGRLGLARERCS, via the exons ATGTCTAgtcttgtttttttcctccaacTTCTTTTCATCGTCCCATTAGCACTTGGGTTAAACCACCCAAACTGTGACCTGACCAAGACTCAAGACCAAGGCTCCACCCTAAGAATCTTCCACATAGACAGCCCTTGCTCCCCTTTCAAATCATCATCCCCACTCTCATGGGAAGCGCGTGTGCTGAAGACGCTGGCTCAAGACCAGGCACGTCTCCAGTACTTGGGCAACCTCGTCGCCAAGAG ATCTGTTGTTCCCATCGCCTCAGGGCGTCAAATGTTGCAGAGCACCACATACATTGTCAAGGCTTTGATCGGAACTCCGGCTCAGTCACTGCTCCTAGCAATGGACACCAGCAGTGACGTGGCTTGGATTCCTTGCTCAGGCTGCGCTGGATGTCCTTCTAACACAGCCTTTTCTCCCGCCAAGTCCACCTCCTTCAAGAACGTTAGCTGCAGCGCTCCTCAGTGTAAACAG GTTCCGAACCCCACGTGCGGAGGACGCGCGTGCTCGTTCAACCTCACTTACGGAAGCTCCTCCATTGCGGCTAACCTCTCCCAGGACACGATCCGCCTCGCCTCCGACCCGATCAAAGCCTTTACATTCGGATGCGTCAACAAAGTCACCGGTGGAAGCACCATCCCACCGCCACAAGGCTTGTTGGGCTTGGGTCGAGGCCCACTCTCACTCATGTCACAGGCTCAGTCCATTTACAAGTCCACTTTCTCTTACTGTTTGCCAAGTTTCAGGTCTCTGACCTTCTCCGGTTCGCTCAGACTCGGTCCTACCTCCCAGCCCCTGCGCGTGAAGTACACTCCACTTCTTAAAAACCCTAGAAGGTCTTCTCTGTATTACGTCAACCTCGTCGCCATCCGCGTCGGTCGGAAAGTCGTCGATTTACCTCCGGCAGCTATTGCTTTTAATCCTACTACCGGCGCTGGAACCATCTTTGACTCTG GGACTGTGTACACGCGGCTGGCTAAACCAGTATACGAGGCAGTGAGGAACGAGTTCAGGAAGCGCGTGAAGCCCCATACCGCCGTAGTTACGTCACTCGGAGGTTTCGACACGTGCTACACAGGGCAAGTCACGGTGCCGACGATAACATTCATGTTCAAGGGAGTGAACATGACGATGCCGGCTGATAACCTGATGTTACACAGCACCGCCGGGAGCACGTCGTGCCTGGCCATAGCCGCAGCGCCGGAAAACGTAAACTCTGTCGTCAATGTCATCGCGAGCATGCAGCAGCAGAACTACCGTGTCCTCATCGACGTTCCCAATGGACGGCTCGGTTTGGCACGTGAACGATGCTCTTAG
- the LOC104708401 gene encoding aspartyl protease AED3-like isoform X3: MSSLVFFLQLLFIVPLALGLNHPNCDLTKTQDQGSTLRIFHIDSPCSPFKSSSPLSWEARVLKTLAQDQARLQYLGNLVAKRSVVPIASGRQMLQSTTYIVKALIGTPAQSLLLAMDTSSDVAWIPCSGCAGCPSNTAFSPAKSTSFKNVSCSAPQCKQVPNPTCGGRACSFNLTYGSSSIAANLSQDTIRLASDPIKAFTFGCVNKVTGGSTIPPPQGLLGLGRGPLSLMSQAQSIYKSTFSYCLPSFRSLTFSGSLRLGPTSQPLRVKYTPLLKNPRRSSLYYVNLVAIRVGRKVVDLPPAAIAFNPTTGAGTIFDSGTVYTRLAKPVYEAVRNEFRKRVKPHTAVVTSLGGFDTCYTGQVTVPTITFMFKGVNMTMPADNLMLHSTAGSTSCLAIAAAPENVNSVVNVIASMQQQNYRVLIDVPNGRLGLARERCS; the protein is encoded by the exons ATGTCTAgtcttgtttttttcctccaacTTCTTTTCATCGTCCCATTAGCACTTGGGTTAAACCACCCAAACTGTGACCTGACCAAGACTCAAGACCAAGGCTCCACCCTAAGAATCTTCCACATAGACAGCCCTTGCTCCCCTTTCAAATCATCATCCCCACTCTCATGGGAAGCGCGTGTGCTGAAGACGCTGGCTCAAGACCAGGCACGTCTCCAGTACTTGGGCAACCTCGTCGCCAAGAGATCTGTTGTTCCCATCGCCTCAGGGCGTCAAATGTTGCAGAGCACCACATACATTGTCAAGGCTTTGATCGGAACTCCGGCTCAGTCACTGCTCCTAGCAATGGACACCAGCAGTGACGTGGCTTGGATTCCTTGCTCAGGCTGCGCTGGATGTCCTTCTAACACAGCCTTTTCTCCCGCCAAGTCCACCTCCTTCAAGAACGTTAGCTGCAGCGCTCCTCAGTGTAAACAG GTTCCGAACCCCACGTGCGGAGGACGCGCGTGCTCGTTCAACCTCACTTACGGAAGCTCCTCCATTGCGGCTAACCTCTCCCAGGACACGATCCGCCTCGCCTCCGACCCGATCAAAGCCTTTACATTCGGATGCGTCAACAAAGTCACCGGTGGAAGCACCATCCCACCGCCACAAG GCTTGTTGGGCTTGGGTCGAGGCCCACTCTCACTCATGTCACAGGCTCAGTCCATTTACAAGTCCACTTTCTCTTACTGTTTGCCAAGTTTCAGGTCTCTGACCTTCTCCGGTTCGCTCAGACTCGGTCCTACCTCCCAGCCCCTGCGCGTGAAGTACACTCCACTTCTTAAAAACCCTAGAAGGTCTTCTCTGTATTACGTCAACCTCGTCGCCATCCGCGTCGGTCGGAAAGTCGTCGATTTACCTCCGGCAGCTATTGCTTTTAATCCTACTACCGGCGCTGGAACCATCTTTGACTCTG GGACTGTGTACACGCGGCTGGCTAAACCAGTATACGAGGCAGTGAGGAACGAGTTCAGGAAGCGCGTGAAGCCCCATACCGCCGTAGTTACGTCACTCGGAGGTTTCGACACGTGCTACACAGGGCAAGTCACGGTGCCGACGATAACATTCATGTTCAAGGGAGTGAACATGACGATGCCGGCTGATAACCTGATGTTACACAGCACCGCCGGGAGCACGTCGTGCCTGGCCATAGCCGCAGCGCCGGAAAACGTAAACTCTGTCGTCAATGTCATCGCGAGCATGCAGCAGCAGAACTACCGTGTCCTCATCGACGTTCCCAATGGACGGCTCGGTTTGGCACGTGAACGATGCTCTTAG
- the LOC104708401 gene encoding aspartyl protease AED3-like isoform X4 codes for MSSLVFFLQLLFIVPLALGLNHPNCDLTKTQDQGSTLRIFHIDSPCSPFKSSSPLSWEARVLKTLAQDQARLQYLGNLVAKRSVVPIASGRQMLQSTTYIVKALIGTPAQSLLLAMDTSSDVAWIPCSGCAGCPSNTAFSPAKSTSFKNVSCSAPQCKQVPNPTCGGRACSFNLTYGSSSIAANLSQDTIRLASDPIKAFTFGCVNKVTGGSTIPPPQGLLGLGRGPLSLMSQAQSIYKSTFSYCLPSFRSLTFSGSLRLGPTSQPLRVKYTPLLKNPRRSSLYYVNLVAIRVGRKVVDLPPAAIAFNPTTGAGTIFDSGTVYTRLAKPVYEAVRNEFRKRVKPHTAVVTSLGGFDTCYTGQVTVPTITFMFKGVNMTMPADNLMLHSTAGSTSCLAIAAAPENVNSVVNVIASMQQQNYRVLIDVPNGRLGLARERCS; via the exons ATGTCTAgtcttgtttttttcctccaacTTCTTTTCATCGTCCCATTAGCACTTGGGTTAAACCACCCAAACTGTGACCTGACCAAGACTCAAGACCAAGGCTCCACCCTAAGAATCTTCCACATAGACAGCCCTTGCTCCCCTTTCAAATCATCATCCCCACTCTCATGGGAAGCGCGTGTGCTGAAGACGCTGGCTCAAGACCAGGCACGTCTCCAGTACTTGGGCAACCTCGTCGCCAAGAGATCTGTTGTTCCCATCGCCTCAGGGCGTCAAATGTTGCAGAGCACCACATACATTGTCAAGGCTTTGATCGGAACTCCGGCTCAGTCACTGCTCCTAGCAATGGACACCAGCAGTGACGTGGCTTGGATTCCTTGCTCAGGCTGCGCTGGATGTCCTTCTAACACAGCCTTTTCTCCCGCCAAGTCCACCTCCTTCAAGAACGTTAGCTGCAGCGCTCCTCAGTGTAAACAG GTTCCGAACCCCACGTGCGGAGGACGCGCGTGCTCGTTCAACCTCACTTACGGAAGCTCCTCCATTGCGGCTAACCTCTCCCAGGACACGATCCGCCTCGCCTCCGACCCGATCAAAGCCTTTACATTCGGATGCGTCAACAAAGTCACCGGTGGAAGCACCATCCCACCGCCACAAGGCTTGTTGGGCTTGGGTCGAGGCCCACTCTCACTCATGTCACAGGCTCAGTCCATTTACAAGTCCACTTTCTCTTACTGTTTGCCAAGTTTCAGGTCTCTGACCTTCTCCGGTTCGCTCAGACTCGGTCCTACCTCCCAGCCCCTGCGCGTGAAGTACACTCCACTTCTTAAAAACCCTAGAAGGTCTTCTCTGTATTACGTCAACCTCGTCGCCATCCGCGTCGGTCGGAAAGTCGTCGATTTACCTCCGGCAGCTATTGCTTTTAATCCTACTACCGGCGCTGGAACCATCTTTGACTCTG GGACTGTGTACACGCGGCTGGCTAAACCAGTATACGAGGCAGTGAGGAACGAGTTCAGGAAGCGCGTGAAGCCCCATACCGCCGTAGTTACGTCACTCGGAGGTTTCGACACGTGCTACACAGGGCAAGTCACGGTGCCGACGATAACATTCATGTTCAAGGGAGTGAACATGACGATGCCGGCTGATAACCTGATGTTACACAGCACCGCCGGGAGCACGTCGTGCCTGGCCATAGCCGCAGCGCCGGAAAACGTAAACTCTGTCGTCAATGTCATCGCGAGCATGCAGCAGCAGAACTACCGTGTCCTCATCGACGTTCCCAATGGACGGCTCGGTTTGGCACGTGAACGATGCTCTTAG